A window of the Fulvia fulva chromosome 3, complete sequence genome harbors these coding sequences:
- a CDS encoding DSC E3 ubiquitin ligase complex subunit 4 codes for MNDEASSSDRAGSSSQHDTTNEDVAHSPAQIAARKKKNRENFNKRRGELLDDLLRNIDILVYAELSATYYMDCSFLKFALRTIIQLIFLTPKPALFPEPPGNRPYIGFILGSGLLCILLHAIGAAPSAGEATRGYLHGGLVMDFIGQKGPSSKIHLLLLDVLSLVLQITQLSMHVQRQKLKESPAAAVSVTTSTGTQYNAPAVGSGQSLDAEERGVRASAEHERQDGIEMQTLNPAGEANETTNEQAGPSEREALLERTTLPPRTDAHIFDAFNSGQIVLGDFDLIKTVKEQFWAYQKSPADANSAERNRLMRQRLTARIGRWGFEPSAVAGRTVG; via the exons ATGAACGATGAGGCATCGTCCTCCGACCGAGCAGGATCCAGCAGCCAGCATGACACCACCAATGAGGATGTCGCTCACTCACCTGCCCAGATCGCGGCCAGGAAGAAGAAGAATCGCGAGAACTTCAATAAGAGACGGGGGGAGCTGTTGGATGATCTGCTGCGGAACATTGATATTCTCGTATATGCCGAGCTGAGTGCTACATACTACATGGA CTGCTCTTTCCTCAAATTCGCCCTACGAACGATCATACAGCTCATCTTCCTCACCCCGAAGCCCGCACTGTTTCCCGAACCACCAGGCAACAGACCATACATCGGCTTCATACTCGGCAGTGGTCTGCTATGCATCCTTCTTCACGCTATTGGTGCGGCCCCATCAGCTGGTGAGGCAACAAGGGGGTATCTACACGGAGGCTTGGTGATGGACTTCATCGGACAGAAAGGCCCAAGCAGCAAGATTCACTTGCTTCTACTGGATGTGCTATCACTGGTCCTGCAGATCACACAGCTGAGCATGCACGTCCAAAGACAGAAGCTGAAAGAGTCTCCAGCTGCGGCTGTCAGTGTGACGACCAGTACAGGGACACAATACAATGCGCCAGCAGTCGGAAGTGGACAAAGTCTCGATGCTGAAGAGAGAGGCGTCAGAGCTTCGGCTGAGCACGAAAGGCAAGACGGCATTGAGATGCAGACTCTCAACCCTGCTGGCGAAGCAAACGAGACCACCAACGAACAAGCTGGACCATCGGAGCGTGAAGCTCTTTTGGAAAGGACGACTCTTCCACCAAGAACGGACGCCCACATTTTCGATGCTTTCAATTCTGGACAGATTGTACTGGGTGACTTCGATCTGATCAAGACAGTCAAGGAACAGTTCTGGGCTTATCAAAAATCGCCTGCAGATGCGAACAGCGCTGAGAGGAACCGCTTGATGAGGCAAAGGCTTACTGCCAGGATTGGCCGATGGGGATTTGAGCCTTCTGCTGTTGCCGGGAGGACTGTCGGATGA
- a CDS encoding Replication factor C subunit 2, with protein MASFFDIRARQAAAVAAKAGSSKNDKPAEDNRLRPWVEKYRPKSLDDVTAQDHTVTVLRRTLQSANLPHMLFYGPPGTGKTSTVLALAKQLYGPDLFKSRVLELNASDERGISIVREKVKDFARMQLSNPPSGPAGEEYKKRYPCPPYKIIVLDEADSMTQDAQSALRRTMETYSKITRFCLVCNYVTRIIDPLASRCSKFRFKSLDEGNAGRRIEDIARLEGVKMEEGVTETLLRCSEGDLRKAITFLQSAARLVGAVQLGLPPTSKPRKRKPIISEDSDAMDIDSESTTTTTTSIPITISSIEEIAGVIPTTTISHLLTSLTPKSSRPAPYGPIAQAVEDLVAEGWSATQIVTQLYDKIVLQDETVGDAAKNKIMLFFSQTDKRLVDGSDEHLTILDLCLQIAGVLGGGISKDKCLGGKIGG; from the exons ATGGCCAGCTTCTTCGACATCAGAGCGCGTCAAGCTGCCGCCGTAGCAGCAAAAGCAGGCTCATCCAAGAACGACAAGCCAGCAGAAGACAATCGCCTACGACCATGGGTCGAGAAATA CCGCCCCAAATCCCTCGACGACGTAACAGCCCAAGACCACACCGTCACCGTCCTCCGCCGTACCCTCCAATCCGCCAACCTCCCGCACATGCTCTTCTACGGCCCCCCGGGCACCGGCAAAACCAGCACAGTCCTCGCCCTCGCCAAACAACTCTACGGCCCCGACCTCTTCAAATCCCGCGTCCTCGAACTCAACGCCTCCGACGAGCGCGGAATCTCCATCGTCCGGGAGAAAGTCAAAGACTTCGCCCGGATGCAGCTCTCCAACCCGCCCTCCGGCCCGGCTGGCGAGGAGTACAAGAAACGCTACCCGTGTCCGCCGTATAAGATCATTGTGTTGGATGAGGCGGATAGTATGACGCAGGATGCGCAGAGTGCGTTGAGGCGGACGATGGAGACGTACTCGAAGATTACGAGGTTTTGTTTGGTGTGCAATTATGTTACGAGGATTATTGATCCGTTGGCGAGTCGGTGTAGCAAGTTTCGGTTTAAGAGTTTGGATGAGGGGAATGCGGGCAGGAGGATTGAGGATATTGCGAGGTTGGAGGGGGTTAAGATGGAGGAGGGCGTGACGGAGACGTTGTTGAGGTGTAGTGAGGGTG ACCTACGAAAAGCCATAACATTCCTCCAATCCGCCGCCCGCCTCGTAGGCGCAGTCCAACTCGGCCTACCCCCAACCTCCAAACCCCGCAAACGCAAACCCATCATCTCAGAAGACTCCGACGCCATGGACATCGACAGCGAATCCACCACCACAACCACAACCTCCATCCCCATCACAATCAGCAGCATcgaagaaatcgccggcgTGATCCCCACAACCACAATCTCCCACCTCCTCACATCCCTAACCCCCAAATCAAGCCGCCCCGCCCCCTACGGACCCATCGCCCAAGCCGTCGAAGATCTGGTTGCAGAAGGCTGGTCAGCGACTCAGATCGTCACGCAGCTATACGATAAAATCGTGCTACAGGATGAGACGGTCGGCGATGCAGCCAAGAATAAAATTATGCTCTTCTTCTCGCAGACGGATAAGAGGCTGGTCGATGGGAGTGATGAGCATTTGACGATTCTGGATTTGTGTTTGCAGATTGCTGGGGTGTTGGGGGGGGGGATAAGTAAAGATAAATGTCTGGGAGGAAAGATCGGGGGATGA
- a CDS encoding ABC multidrug transporter H has product MPYQRAESGFSVGSGAGSEIYRTVSHALAHTLSSKTPQEPIEDGEDDSDMEISKADDWHMMAEVKEMLRQTESDGAKEKRLGVTWKNLTVKGVGADAAFHENVLSQYDVSTLFKESRQKPPLKTIVEDSHGCVKPGEMILVLGRPGAGCTSLLKMLSNRRLGYAEVTGDVRFGSMDHKEAEQFRGQIVMNTEEELFFPTLTVKQTMDFATRMKVPSHLPGNLTSAKEYQNIHRDFLMRSMGIEHTYNTKVGNEYVRGVSGGERKRVSIIETMASRGSVYCWDNSTRGLDASTALEYTKCIRALTDILGLSSIVTLYQAGNGIYDLFDKVLVLDEGKQIFYGPMPQAKPFMEELGFMYTDGANVADFLTGVTVPTERRVKPGMEHRAPRTAEDIRAYYEKTNVKYLMESEYSYPDSDEAKQYTEAFKESVTHERNPSLPKKSPLTVSFYTQVSAAVIRQYQLLWGDKATFFITQGATIAQSLIAGSLFYDAPANSSGLFSKGGALFFALLYNSLLSMSEVTNSFAARPVLAKHRGFALYHPAAFCIAQIAADIPLILVQVTLYSIPAYFMTGLKDTAGAFFTFWVLCFAVTMTMTACFRSIGAAFPNFDAASKVSGFLISALIMYTGYMIAKPDMHPWFVWIYWIDPLAYGYEALSGNEFAGQVIPCVNNNLVPNGPGYADNRFQACTGVRGAQVGAASLTGEEYLEGLSYSADNVWRNFAIIWAWWALFAALTIYFTSKWSMISGNSGFLVIPREKAKKAAHLVNDKESLLASSGASEKSSRGFDDEKPRDTNVDSQLIRNTSIFTWKNLTYTVKTPTGDRILLDNVQGWVKPGMLGALMGSSGAGKTTLLDVLAQRKTDGTIKGSVLVDGRELPVSFQRSAGYCEQLDVHEPLATVREALEFSALLRQSRDIPKAEKLKYVDTIIDLLEMHDIENTLIGTTSAGLSVEQRKRLTIGVELVSKPSILIFLDEPTSGLDGQAAFNIVRFLRKLADVGQAVLVTIHQPSASLFAQFDTLLLLAKGGKTVYFGDIGDNASTIRDYFGRYGAPCPTHANPAEHMIDVVSGSLSKGRDWNQVWLESPEYSNMNTELDRMVSDAASKPPGTTDDGHEFAMGLWDQIKLVTHRNNISLYRNVEYANNKFSLHIGSGLFNGFTFWMIGNSVADLQLRLFTIFNFIFVAPGVMAQLQPLFIDRRDIYEAREKKSKMYHWSAFATGLIVSEIPYLVICAILYFVTWYWTVGFPRDSNKAGATFFVMLCYEFIYTGIGQAVAAYAPNAVFATLTNPLIITLLASFCGVLLPYDQIQSFWRYWMYYLNPYNYLMGSMLVFSTFDVEVTCKTSELAIFNTPNGETCAEYLAGYLQGFGSRTNLLNPMDTTGCQVCQYRTGADYLYALNLKDYYYGWRDAGITALFVFSSYGCVYLLMKLRTKASKKAE; this is encoded by the exons ATGCCTTATCAAAGGGCTGAATCAGGGTTCTCGGTGGGCAGTGGAGCAGGGTCGGAGATCTATCGAACAGTTTCACATGCATTGGCACACACACTCAGCAGCAAGACGCCCCAAGAGCCGATCGAGGATGGAGAGGATGATAGTGATATGGAGATCAGCAAGGCTGATGACTGGCATATGATGGCCGAGGTCAAGGAGATGTTGCGTCAGACTGAGTCGGATGGAGCCAAGGAGAAACGACTTGGTGTTACGTGGAAGAACTTGACGGTGAAGGGTGTTGGTGCTGATGCGGCTTTTCATGAGAATGTGCTCAGTCAATACGATGTTTCAACACTTTTCAAGGAGAGTCGCCAAAAGCCACCGCTCAAGACGATAGTCGAAGACAGCCACGGCTGCGTCAAGCCTGGAGAGATGATCCTGGTCCTTGGACGACCTGGAGCAGGATGCACATCGCTTCTCAAGATGCTATCCAACCGTCGGCTGGGCTACGCAGAAGTCACTGGCGACGTTAGGTTCGGCTCGATGGACCACAAGGAAGCAGAACAGTTCCGTGGGCAGATCGTTATGAACACAGAGGAGGAGCTCTTCTTCCCAACACTTACCGTAAAGCAAACAATGGACTTCGCTACCCGCATGAAGGTACCATCCCACCTACCAGGAAACCTCACATCCGCCAAGGAATATCAGAACATCCACAGAGACTTCCTCATGAGATCGATGGGTATCGAGCATACGTACAACACCAAGGTCGGTAACGAGTACGTGCGAGGTGTTTCTGGTGGAGAGAGGAAGCGGGTCTCTATCATCGAGACAATGGCGTCAAGAGGGTCAGTCTATTGCTGGGACAACTCAACACGAGGTCTGGATGCGTCAACGGCTCTGGAGTATACCAAGTGTATACGTGCCCTGACGGATATTCTGGGCCTTAGCTCGATCGTCACACTGTACCAGGCTGGTAACGGCATCTACGACCTGTTCGACAAGGTCCTCGTTCTCGACGAGGGCAAGCAGATCTTCTACGGCCCTATGCCTCAAGCCAAACCATTCATGGAAGAGCTGGGCTTCATGTACACCGATGGTGCTAACGTCGCCGACTTCCTCACTGGTGTCACGGTACCCACCGAGCGACGTGTCAAGCCAGGCATGGAGCACCGCGCTCCTCGCACAGCAGAAGACATCCGAGCATACTACGAGAAGACCAATGTCAAGTACCTGATGGAATCGGAATACAGCTACCCAGACTCCGACGAAGCCAAGCAGTACACCGAGGCCTTCAAAGAGAGTGTCACCCACGAGAGGAACCCGAGTTTGCCTAAGAAGTCGCCTTTGACTGTCAGCTTCTACACACAGGTCAGCGCTGCTGTCATCAGACAGTATCAACTGCTTTGGGGTGACAAGGCGACTTTTTTCATCACACAAGGTGCAACCATCGCCCAGTCGCTGATTGCTGGCTCGCTCTTCTATGATGCGCCCGCAAACTCATCCGGTCTCTTCTCAAAGGGTGGTGCCCTCTTCTTCGCACTGCTGTACAACTCCCTCCTATCCATGAGCGAAGTCACCAACTCTTTCGCTGCCCGTCCGGTCCTGGCCAAGcaccgcggcttcgcactCTACCACCCTGCCGCTTTCTGTATCGCTCAGATCGCAGCCGATATCCCGCTCATCTTGGTCCAGGTCACGCTCTACTCGATCCCAGCCTACTTCATGACGGGTCTCAAAGATACCGCCGGCGCATTCTTCACGTTCTGGGTTCTCTGTTTCGCAGTGACTATGACGATGACGGCCTGCTTCAGATCTATCGGTGCTGCATTCCCAAACTTCGATGCTGCTTCGAAGGTCTCTGGGTTCTTGATCTCGGCGCTGATTATGTATACTGGTTACATGATTGCGAAGCCGGATATGCATCCTTGGTTTGTGTGGATTTATTGGATTGATCCGCTTGCTTATGGCTATGAGGCGCTGTCTGGTAATGAGTTTGCTGGTCAGGTCATTCCTTGCGTGAACAACAATTTGGTACCCAATGGTCCTGGCTACGCCGACAATCGATTCCAAGCTTGTACCGGTGTACGTGGTGCACAAGTTGGTGCTGCGTCTCTGACTGGAGAAGAATACCTCGAGGGCCTGTCATACAGTGCTGACAATGTCTGGCGCAACTTTGCTATCATCTGGGCATGGTGGGCTCTCTTCGCTGCGTTGACAATCTACTTCACCAGCAAGTGGAGTATGATCTCTGGAAACTCTGGCTTCCTGGTCATCCCTCGCGAGAAGGCGAAGAAGGCAGCACATCTGGTCAATGACAAAGAGTCTCTCCTAGCATCATCTGGTGCTAGTGAGAAGTCATCGCGTGGCTTTGATGACGAAAAGCCGAGAGACACCAACGTCGACAGCCAGCTCATCCGCAACACCAGTATCTTCACCTGGAAGAACCTCACTTACACCGTCAAGACGCCTACTGGTGACCGTATTCTGCTAGACAACGTTCAAGGATGGGTGAAACCCGGTATGCTTGGTGCGCTCATGGGCTCTTCTGGCGCTGGTAAGACAACACTCCTCGACGTCCTCGCACAACGCAAAACAGATGGTACCATCAAAGGAAGCGTCCTCGTCGACGGCCGCGAGCTTCCAGTCTCCTTCCAACGCTCCGCCGGCTACTGCGAACAGCTCGACGTCCACGAGCCCCTCGCAACCGTTCGCGAAGCCCTCGAGTTCTCCGCCCTCCTTCGCCAAAGCAGAGACATTCCCAAAGCAGAGAAGCTCAAATATGTCGACACGATCATCGACCTCCTCGAAATGCACGACATCGAAAACACCCTCATCGGCACAACCTCCGCCGGCCTCTCGGTCGAACAACGCAAACGTCTCACTATCGGCGTCGAGCTCGTTTCCAAGCCCTCTATCCTCATTTTCCTCGACGAACCCACCTCCGGTCTCGATGGCCAAGCTGCGTTCAACATCGTCCGTTTCCTCCGCAAACTCGCCGATGTAGGTCAAGCTGTCCTGGTAACAATCCATCAACCGTCCGCCTCCCTCTTCGCCCAATTCGACACACTCCTCCTCCTCGCCAAGGGCGGCAAGACCGTCTACTTCGGCGACATAGGCGACAACGCATCCACCATCCGTGACTACTTTGGTCGCTACGGTGCTCCATGCCCTACCCACGCCAATCCCGCCGAGCACATGATCGATGTCGTCTCCGGCTCCCTCTCCAAGGGCCGCGACTGGAACCAAGTCTGGCTCGAATCGCCCGAGTACTCCAACATGAACACCGAACTCGACCGTATGGTCTCCGACGCCGCCTCAAAGCCACCCGGCACCACCGACGACGGCCACGAATTCGCTATGGGCCTATGGGACCAGATCAAGCTCGTAACCCACCGCAACAACATCTCCCTCTACCGCAACGTAGAATACGCCAACAACAAATTCTCCCTCCACATCGGCTCCGGCCTCTTCAACGGCTTCACATTCTGGATGATCGGCAACTCCGTCGCAGACCTGCAACTCCGCCTCTTCACCATCTTCAACTTCATCTTCGTAGCACCAGGCGTCATGGCCCAGCTGCAACCCCTCTTCATCGACCGCCGCGACATTTACGAGGCGCGCGAGAAGAAGAGCAAAATGTACCACTGGTCCGCGTTCGCAACGGGCCTCATCGTCTCGGAAATCCCATACCTGGTCATCTGCGCGATTCTCTACTTCGTCACGTGGTACTGGACCGTCGGGTTTCCCAGGGATAGCAACAAAGCCGGCGCGACCTTCTTCGTCATGCTCTGTTACGAATTCATCTACACGGGAATCGGCCAGGCGGTAGCTGCCTACGCCCCCAACGCTGTCTTCGCAACCCTTACGAATCCTCTCATTATCACGCTGCTCGCCTCCTTCTGCGGCGTGCTACTCCCCTACGACCAAATCCAGTCCTTCTGGCGGTACTGGATGTACTACCTTAACCCGTACAACTATCTCATGGGCAGCATGCTCGTCTTCTCGACCTTCGACGTTGAGGTGACATGCAAGACTTCCGAACTGGCCATCTTCAATACCCCCAATGGCGAAACGTGCGCGGAGTATTTGGCGGGGTATCTACAAGGTTTCGGATCGAGGACGAATTTGCTGAATCCGATGGACACGACGGGGTGTCAGGTGTGTCAGTATAGGACGGGTGCTGATTACCTTTATGCGCTGAATTTGAAGGATTATTATTATGGGTGGAGGGATGCGGGGATTACGGCGTTGTTTGTGTTTTCGAGTTATGGGTGTGTTTATTTGTTGAT GAAACTCCGGACAAAGGCTAGTAAGAAGGCAGAGTAG
- a CDS encoding Cell surface sensor MSB2 has translation MKTTATAWAAALAVMSISGPFTVAEAAPAQPQQQDQERPKYYFPRHVKRQYPNITSFTSSSSSTIDSSTVSPSYESTTSNGEGRPHVRPTSAFESLFEPLVDASSSSSWSSSSSTSSSSTPPPPLPPRNTTSSSSTSSSTHLTTSTSEGSTTAPPGYEQSSSSSSSSSSASPRFNPEPLGNITLPITGPTGGSSAPYGLPSTSRNAFNPFIAGTGLPSVVTVSPSPVPTNSTSTSSSHSSRPFTYGSSRDERPPPESIIRPTFSAQSQNTTTSSTSRTAQFNPPRPEGTGTGIPQVIVPATSSSRTAANSTTTSSSTREAPIIVGISTILESSAVASVVPPLGTGSPRVNTTANATSEATSTTSSNDGDDGILAGLLPGSDETSASTNVTSSTSTTREGLVGGLLPNPTDSGSTTRPDLGLLPNPTGTGSTFAVTGTSPTLSRPSATGTTDTISSVVSSVKSEVSSAASSIISEAGANSTTGDASKALEELASSLSVELSSVAATATDSKVTASMASEFSGILSSAAASIAEHNSTSSPASVSATATVETYTGTGTSGSYTLSTITGTGSGTTVIPIPPLPTPTSDSSRTSGSSGSSASSYASSDLASLSSQASSLASTATANATSTEGSTHSTSVPLTTGATLTLSSTSSYTASSGSGNGTEPATESVTPTASSTRPSSSESSTSQTLIFAPTTSSTVAPSTTATTTEPTSTSSRIVSIVPTGTDTATTYSIPSSLQYAPTLTPSATPTGTQTASQFGIDSTTSTASTGMPSAMPRLVQPPGGMPPAPDNTTLIQIGFNYGLNYAFVVKTDDSAAQIFQYLPMGLASGLAIPVEKVRMNALMPFDTSHTLSFITTLAQAYIPADLVNQLQLDLHNPASNIYQNGDATVQQLMAMINPTIPILPGANLEEGTRDALPSYNNPSGESTSSNPRGGGAPIGGDSGSSQKVNRTSVGIGVGAVAGAAVYAAAMFYVARRYRKKRASHSRTSSVPTAALGEMSQRGSPALSGGGMGSYFMSGANGRGSASSPSGSNNGRGNSYGSGSGGRGSRNSGGSGNNRSVREQGISAPVMAENSLGWN, from the coding sequence ATGAAGACGACGGCGACAGCATGGGCAGCCGCTCTGGCGGTCATGTCCATCAGTGGACCATTCACAGTAGCGGAGGCTGCGCCCGCTCAACCTCAGCAACAGGACCAGGAACGACCCAAGTACTACTTTCCCCGGCATGTGAAACGGCAATACCCCAACATCACCTCATTCACATCGAGCTCCTCAAGTACCATCGACAGCAGTACGGTTAGCCCAAGTTATGAGTCGACCACGAGCAACGGCGAAGGGCGGCCTCACGTCAGGCCCACTTCTGCGTTTGAAAGTTTATTCGAGCCCTTGGTCGATGCGAGTAGCAGTTCGAGTTGGTCCAGTTCGAGTTCAACTTCATCCAGCTCTACGCCTCCGCCGCCGCTGCCGCCTCGAAACACCACATCGAGCAGTTCAACGAGCTCCAGCACGCACCTCACAACATCGACGAGCGAAGGTTCCACTACGGCACCACCAGGCTATGAACAATCATCTTCTAGCTCGTCATCTAGCTCAAGCGCTTCGCCACGCTTCAACCCGGAACCATTGGGCAATATCACTTTGCCCATAACTGGTCCCACTGGCGGCTCTTCTGCTCCATACGGCTTGCCATCCACTTCCCGCAATGCCTTTAACCCGTTCATTGCTGGCACTGGCTTGCCGTCGGTGGTTACTGTATCCCCATCGCCGGTCCCTACCAACTCCACATCGACAAGCTCCTCACACTCCTCGCGTCCCTTCACGTACGGCAGCTCGCGAGATGAGAGGCCACCGCCTGAGTCAATCATTCGCCCAACATTTTCGGCCCAGTCGCAGAACACCACCACATCGTCCACATCAAGGACAGCTCAGTTTAACCCACCACGACCAGAAGGCACCGGCACGGGTATTCCTCAGGTGATTGTTCCTGCTACGTCTAGCAGCCGAACTGCTGCCAACTCGACGACAACGTCCTCCAGCACACGCGAAGCTCCGATCATTGTTGGCATCTCGACCATTCTGGAGAGCTCTGCTGTGGCCTCTGTTGTGCCCCCTCTTGGCACTGGGTCGCCACGTGTAAACACTACCGCCAATGCGACATCGGAAGCTACCAGCACGACCTCCAGCAATGATGGAGACGATGGTATATTGGCTGGGCTCTTGCCAGGTTCAGACGAGACGAGTGCCTCTACCAATGTTACTAGCAGTACTAGCACGACCAGAGAAGGCCTAGTGGGCGGCCTCCTACCGAACCCAACGGACTCCGGCTCGACTACAAGGCCTGATCTTGGACTGCTCCCAAATCCAACCGGGACAGGATCTACGTTCGCAGTCACTGGCACGTCGCCTACACTTTCGCGACCATCCGCAACAGGCACTACGGACACCATCTCCAGCGTCGTGTCTTCTGTGAAGTCTGAGGTGTCCAGTGCTGCTTCGTCCATCATCTCAGAGGCAGGCGCCAACTCTACGACCGGCGATGCATCCAAAGCACTCGAGGAGCTCGCATCGTCACTTAGTGTAGAGTTGTCGAGCGTTGCGGCTACCGCGACCGACTCTAAGGTCACTGCATCAATGGCGTCTGAGTTCTCCGGCATCTTGTCCAGTGCGGCAGCATCCATCGCAGAGCACAACTCTACCTCCAGCCCAGCTTCAGTCAGCGCGACTGCCACTGTCGAGACTTACACTGGTACTGGCACGAGCGGTAGCTACACGCTGAGCACGATCACAGGGACAGGTTCAGGCACGACTGTCATTCCTATCCCGCCGCTACCAACACCGACCTCTGACTCTTCGCGCACATCGGGATCATCTGGCTCATCCGCATCTTCATACGCCTCATCCGATCTGGCCAGCCTTTCGTCGCAGGCATCGTCTCTGGCTTCAACGGCCACGGCTAATGCCACCAGCACCGAGGGCTCGACACATTCCACATCTGTACCCCTGACGACTGGAGCAACGTTGACTCTGTCGAGCACTTCCTCGTACACAGCATCATCAGGCTCAGGGAATGGAACAGAGCCTGCTACTGAGAGCGTTACGCCCACGGCTTCGTCTACCAGGCCATCATCAAGCGAGTCATCCACATCGCAGACCTTGATCTTTGCTCCTACCACTTCATCAACCGTCGCACCAAGCACGACAGCGACAACGACTGAGCCCACGAGCACCAGCTCTCGCATAGTCTCAATAGTGCCGACTGGAACAGATACGGCCACGACTTACAGCATTCCGTCTTCTTTGCAATATGCGCCGACTCTCACGCCATCAGCAACGCCGACAGGCACTCAGACCGCAAGCCAGTTCGGTATTGACAGTACCACGTCTACTGCATCAACTGGCATGCCCTCTGCTATGCCAAGGCTTGTTCAACCTCCTGGTGGGATGCCTCCAGCTCCGGACAACACCACTCTGATCCAGATTGGCTTCAATTATGGTCTGAATTACGCCTTTGTTGTCAAGACTGACGACTCTGCCGCCCAAATTTTCCAGTACCTACCTATGGGTCTTGCGAGTGGCTTGGCGATCCCAGTCGAGAAAGTGAGGATGAACGCCCTTATGCCTTTCGACACTTCGCATACCTTGAGCTTCATCACAACTCTGGCGCAAGCGTACATCCCAGCGGACTTGGTCAACCAGCTTCAGCTCGATTTGCACAACCCTGCCTCAAACATCTACCAGAACGGCGACGCAACCGTGCAGCAGTTGATGGCCATGATCAACCCTACCATCCCGATCCTTCCTGGGGCTAACCTGGAGGAAGGGACGCGCGATGCACTTCCTAGTTACAACAACCCTTCAGGCGAATCTACATCCTCCAACCCACGTGGTGGAGGTGCGCCTATTGGTGGCGACTCCGGTAGCTCCCAGAAGGTCAACCGTACCTCAGTCGGTATTGGTGTCGGCGCTGTCGCCGGTGCCGCTGTGTACGCAGCGGCCATGTTCTACGTCGCCCGACGCTACCGCAAGAAGAGGGCATCCCACTCCCGCACCAGCTCCGTACCAACTGCTGCACTCGGCGAGATGAGCCAACGCGGCTCTCCAGCACTGTCCGGCGGCGGTATGGGCAGCTACTTCATGTCCGGCGCCAACGGTCGCGGATCAGCGTCATCACCCAGTGGTAGCAACAATGGGCGAGGGAACAGCTACGGTAGCGGCAGTGGTGGAAGAGGAAGCAGAAACAGCGGCGGTAGCGGCAATAACCGCAGTGTGCGAGAACAGGGTATTAGTGCGCCTGTCATGGCTGAGAATAGCTTGGGATGGAATTAG
- a CDS encoding KRR1 small subunit processome component codes for MPSTYKNNDAKTWDTEDIDKWDTEKYDAPLKQEENLGGTFTEESSFATLFPKYREAYLKASWPMITRALQKHGIACTLDLVQGSMTVKTTRKTFDPAAILNARDLIKLLSRSVPAPQAIKILEDGTACDVIKIRGLVRNKDRFVKRRQRILGPNGSTLKALELLTQTYILVQGNTVSVMGGYKSLKEVRRVVEDCMANIHPIYHIKELMIKRELAKDPELKHENWERFLPHFKKRNLSKRRVPHVVNDKTKKVYTPFPPPQEKSKVDLQIESGEYFLNNVAKERAKKEKREDAMREKMEQRKKKREGAFEAPREDADAKKKKKKRKSEGEEGEKKKSKKRKAEDVETED; via the coding sequence ATGCCGTCCACATACAAGAACAACGACGCGAAGACGTGGGACACCGAGGACATCGACAAATGGGACACGGAGAAATACGATGCGCCTCTCAAGCAGGAGGAGAATCTTGGTGGGACTTTCACCGAGGAAAGCAGCTTCGCCACGCTCTTCCCCAAATACCGAGAAGCATACCTGAAAGCATCATGGCCGATGATCACACGAGCACTGCAGAAGCACGGGATAGCATGTACACTCGACTTGGTGCAGGGCAGCATGACTGTCAAGACGACGAGAAAGACATTCGACCCCGCAGCCATCTTGAATGCGCGAGATCTGATCAAGCTCTTGTCGCGAAGTGTACCCGCACCACAGGCCATCAAGATTCTCGAGGACGGTACAGCATGCGATGTTATCAAAATCAGAGGTTTGGTCCGGAATAAGGACAGATTTGTGAAGAGACGGCAACGCATACTGGGACCGAACGGCAGCACATTGAAAGCCCTAGAACTCCTCACACAAACCTACATCCTCGTGCAAGGAAACACAGTCTCCGTCATGGGCGGCTACAAATCCCTCAAAGAAGTCCGCCGCGTCGTCGAAGACTGCATGGCCAACATCCACCCCATCTACCACATCAAAGAACTCATGATCAAACGCGAGCTCGCCAAAGATCCCGAACTCAAGCATGAGAACTGGGAACGCTTCCTGCCCCACTTCAAAAAGCGAAACCTCAGCAAGAGGCGAGTCCCCCACGTCGTCAACGACAAGACCAAGAAGGTCTACACGCCCTTCCCACCGCCGCAAGAGAAGAGCAAGGTGGATCTGCAGATTGAGAGTGGAGAGTACTTTCTGAATAATGTGGCGAAAGAGCGGGCGAAGAAGGAGAAGAGGGAGGATGCTATGAGGGAGAAGATGGAGCAGCGGAAGAAGAAAAGGGAGGGGGCGTTTGAGGCGCCGAGGGAGGATGCGGATGCGAAGAAGAAAAAGAAGAAGCGGAAGAGTGAGGGTGAGGAGggggagaagaagaagtccAAGAagaggaaggccgaggatgTGGAGACGGAGGACTAA